The bacterium DNA window AGGGCGCGGCTGTTTGTGAAGTCACCGCCGAGCGCCGTCAGGAAACCGTGCGGCCCCATGTTCGCGCGATGATCGACGACGGCGTATCGGCCGCGAGCCTTGCCGCTTGGCGTCACCGTTGGACGCACGCCCCCGAAGGCCCAGGTCACGTCGTTGATCGACACGTCCATCATCGGCAGCGCCGTGTGCAGGTCCGTCAGCAGGCGATGCACGTCGTTGGGCGTCACGCGGAAGGACGAAACGCCGTCGACAAGCGGCATGTCGTGCGTTCCGATGACGGACATCCCGCGCCAGGGCACCACGAAAAGCGGCCGGCCGTCGGGCGTGCGCGTCGTGACCCCATGGCCCGACGTTACCGCCCGGGTGATGACGTTGAGGCCTTGCGAATATCCGGTTTCGACGTCGCCGACGGCGTTCGCCAGATCGAGAATGTCATCCGCGAACGGCCCCGCGCAGTTGATCGTGACGCGGGCCTTGACGTCGTGCGCGCCGCCGGTCAGGCGATCGATCACGCGCGCGCCCTTGATCGTCTTGCTCTCGACGAGCAGTTCCTTGACCTCGGCGTAATTCGCCACGTGCGCGCGATTGCCGCAGGCCGCGGCAAGAAATTCGAGCACCAGGCGCTCGGGGCTCCAGACGCGGCATTCCTGATAGACGATCGCGCCATCGAGCATTTCGGAATCGAGATGCGGCTCCATCACGCGGATCTCGTCGCGCTCGACGAAGTATCCTTGCGAGAGTCGGCGATCGAGATCGTCAAGGCGCGCCTTGTCGCCCGAGAGGCGGTCGTAGATCGTCATCTCCACGCGTGTGAAAAACGCGCCGAGTGCGCCGTCCTTGAAGATCGGCAGGACAAAACGCACCGGCTCGACCAGATGCGGCGCGATGGTCTCGAGCGCGCGGCGCTCGCGGACGAATTGCTTGACGTGCGCCGCGTCGAGCTGGCCGAGATAGCGGAACCCGCCGTGGATGATCTTCGCGTTCGCGGCACTTGTCGCGCCGCAGAAATCGTCGCGCTCCACGAGCGCCACCGAAAATCCGCGTAGCGCGGCGTCGTGCGCCACCGCCGCCCCGACGATGCCCCCGCCGATGACGAGAACGTCGTGCGTTTCGCTTTCCATGCGCGCCAGATCGCGCTTCATTTCGACGGCTCCGTTCCATCAAGAAAGGCCGAAATAGGACCGGGACGATCCTATTTCGGACCATTTTGTCGATTTTAGCCGACCTGACCGCCGGGTCAA harbors:
- a CDS encoding FAD-dependent oxidoreductase is translated as MKRDLARMESETHDVLVIGGGIVGAAVAHDAALRGFSVALVERDDFCGATSAANAKIIHGGFRYLGQLDAAHVKQFVRERRALETIAPHLVEPVRFVLPIFKDGALGAFFTRVEMTIYDRLSGDKARLDDLDRRLSQGYFVERDEIRVMEPHLDSEMLDGAIVYQECRVWSPERLVLEFLAAACGNRAHVANYAEVKELLVESKTIKGARVIDRLTGGAHDVKARVTINCAGPFADDILDLANAVGDVETGYSQGLNVITRAVTSGHGVTTRTPDGRPLFVVPWRGMSVIGTHDMPLVDGVSSFRVTPNDVHRLLTDLHTALPMMDVSINDVTWAFGGVRPTVTPSGKARGRYAVVDHRANMGPHGFLTALGGDFTNSRAL